GAAAATCATCTGGTCGCGATGGCCATCCATTGCAGTGCTCATTACATCTGGGAATTGCTTGCTCGCGTCGAACATGTTGCCAACCCACGCGGCTTTCGTTCCCAAGCCTTGGTCTGTTGGCGGGCTGCTGCAAACGGCTAATAGGCTCCTGCATTGCTGAGCCGGACAGAATCGACATCGATTTCAAGTCTCAGCCCAGCAGCCCAAGGGTGTGCATTTCTGAAGACTGCCAAGTAACGGCAATGCCTGTCGTGCTTCATCCCTTGGGCTAGTTTGCTGAAAACAGAGCAGAGCGCGACTGGACTCAGTCCGTCGTCTGCTCCGCTGTGGTATCAGCGGCAGCGGCCGGGGCATCTGCTTTTGACTTCGCACGATTGCGTCGGCCCTGGCTGCGTTGCCGCGAAGCTTGTTGCTTGGCGTGCAGCGCCTGAGCGGCGGTTACAGTGCCAGATGCTTGACCACTCAAGTCCAAGCGCGGCGCACCCTCCACCATGCTTGCCCAGTAGCGGGTTCCCCGACACCAGGTAGAGATGCCCAGCTTAAGCTGTTCGGGGGTCAAGCCGAGCAGCTCCAGGTGTTGCTCGGCATCCTTGAAGATACCCTCCTTGAGCGGCACCTTGGGGGCCGGATTGACAGGGAAGGCCAATGGAAAATGCTTCTGCAA
The sequence above is drawn from the Pseudomonas putida genome and encodes:
- a CDS encoding ProQ/FinO family protein; protein product: MGFEQLAELRDRLRAEKEQVKADSAKHPKRKSPPQAKPRDLDPAVAAIWPLQKHFPLAFPVNPAPKVPLKEGIFKDAEQHLELLGLTPEQLKLGISTWCRGTRYWASMVEGAPRLDLSGQASGTVTAAQALHAKQQASRQRSQGRRNRAKSKADAPAAAADTTAEQTTD